In Terriglobales bacterium, a single genomic region encodes these proteins:
- a CDS encoding response regulator transcription factor has translation MKIRVLIVDDYEPWRRYLSTALATQPGLEIVGEAADGLAAVQKAEELQPHLILLDLVLPELNGIEAARRIRQLSQNSKILFVSMERNPEVVLGALATGAPGYLVKSDAGGQLFLAIKTVLEDKRFVSNSVNL, from the coding sequence GTGAAAATTCGGGTCCTCATAGTGGATGACTACGAGCCGTGGCGCCGTTATCTGTCGACCGCGCTTGCTACCCAGCCAGGATTGGAAATTGTGGGCGAAGCGGCGGATGGACTAGCAGCAGTTCAAAAAGCGGAAGAATTGCAACCGCACTTGATTTTGCTGGACTTGGTACTACCGGAGCTGAATGGAATTGAGGCCGCCCGCAGAATCAGACAGCTTTCCCAGAATTCCAAAATCCTCTTTGTAAGCATGGAACGAAATCCTGAGGTTGTACTGGGAGCCTTGGCTACGGGCGCGCCCGGTTATCTTGTTAAGTCTGATGCCGGAGGCCAACTCTTCCTCGCAATCAAGACCGTTCTGGAAGACAAGCGATTTGTCAGTAACAGCGTGAATTTGTGA